In one Desulfoferula mesophila genomic region, the following are encoded:
- a CDS encoding YeeE/YedE thiosulfate transporter family protein: protein MSVLVEKFKEGYSVLFDRNWPLWVGGVLLALLGIICMAAGRPWGVAGGLRVWSDWLFYWIGLYNSAPGNAFFLSNTSILTWGLLFGAFGAALLSRQFAWRNAPTWELLKGLVGGVFMGVGSVMAGGCNVGGFYTALAAGSVSGFAMMVGLLVGALIGLKYLMWEIEHITMKPPKQKAAKEGGVDWSKVQPWLGALFFLFLVGWSYCLSFRAYTQEAVLMLTAVGIGIVIQRCRFCFVRSFRDPFMTGEAVATRAVALSVILSVFGFFAIKWFRADWQMVYIYHHWIGGLVGGVVFGIGMLLAGGCGSGSVWRAGEGQFKLILAVATFSMSNSLFKHYVWTRDVANSWGKPIFLPAVTDYFWAIVITGVVMLVWWAIMAWNEETDSLTMV from the coding sequence ATGAGCGTGTTGGTGGAGAAGTTCAAAGAGGGCTACTCCGTATTGTTCGACCGGAACTGGCCGCTTTGGGTTGGCGGCGTGCTTCTCGCCCTGCTGGGCATCATCTGCATGGCCGCGGGCCGCCCCTGGGGCGTGGCCGGCGGTCTTCGCGTCTGGAGCGACTGGCTGTTCTATTGGATCGGCCTGTACAACTCCGCGCCCGGCAACGCATTTTTCCTCAGCAATACCTCCATCCTCACCTGGGGGCTCTTGTTCGGCGCCTTTGGCGCGGCCCTTTTGTCGCGCCAGTTCGCCTGGCGCAACGCCCCCACCTGGGAGCTCTTGAAGGGCCTGGTGGGCGGCGTGTTCATGGGCGTGGGCTCGGTTATGGCCGGCGGCTGCAACGTGGGTGGTTTCTACACCGCGCTGGCCGCCGGTTCGGTTTCGGGCTTCGCCATGATGGTCGGTCTCTTGGTGGGCGCCCTCATCGGTCTCAAGTACCTGATGTGGGAAATCGAGCACATCACCATGAAGCCCCCCAAGCAAAAGGCCGCCAAGGAAGGCGGGGTCGACTGGTCCAAGGTGCAGCCCTGGCTGGGCGCCCTTTTCTTCCTGTTCCTGGTGGGATGGTCCTATTGCCTGTCCTTCAGGGCCTATACCCAGGAGGCGGTGCTGATGCTCACCGCCGTGGGCATCGGCATAGTGATCCAGCGCTGCCGCTTCTGTTTCGTGCGCTCCTTCCGCGATCCTTTCATGACCGGCGAGGCGGTGGCCACCCGGGCCGTGGCCCTGAGCGTTATCCTCTCGGTGTTCGGCTTTTTTGCCATCAAGTGGTTCCGGGCCGATTGGCAGATGGTCTACATCTACCATCACTGGATCGGCGGCCTGGTGGGCGGAGTCGTATTCGGCATCGGCATGCTCCTGGCGGGCGGCTGCGGTTCCGGCTCCGTGTGGCGGGCCGGCGAGGGCCAGTTCAAGTTGATCCTGGCCGTGGCCACCTTCTCCATGAGCAACAGCCTGTTCAAGCACTACGTGTGGACCAGGGACGTGGCCAACTCCTGGGGCAAGCCCATCTTCCTGCCCGCGGTCACCGACTACTTCTGGGCCATCGTCATCACCGGAGTGGTAATGCTGGTCTGGTGGGCGATCATGGCTTGGAACGAAGAGACCGATAGCCTTACAATGGTATAA
- a CDS encoding sulfurtransferase TusA family protein, translating to MADWTPDEVLDARGLSCPMPILKTKKIMKTLKSGQILEIQGTDPGTRNDLPAFTERSGDEFLGEEQKDGYISFFVKKA from the coding sequence ATGGCCGATTGGACGCCTGATGAGGTTTTGGATGCCCGTGGCCTTAGCTGCCCCATGCCGATCCTCAAGACCAAAAAAATCATGAAGACCCTCAAGTCCGGCCAGATTCTGGAGATCCAGGGCACCGACCCCGGCACGCGCAACGACCTGCCCGCCTTTACCGAGCGCTCCGGCGACGAGTTTTTGGGCGAAGAGCAGAAGGACGGCTACATCAGCTTCTTTGTCAAGAAGGCCTAG